The DNA segment ATTAGTGATCGAGAATGACCACGACCCCAAACCTTTATATTATGAACTCATCGGCGAGCGTGGAAATATTTTCACTTGGGAATATCTGGAAAAAGGGCCAGAATTATTTGTCGTGAAAATTTGTAAAAACCCAGCGGAAGAGCAAAAAGAAATTGAACGGTTAAATGTCACTGCCATTGAGCCGAAATTTAAACATCCAACGATCTTTAAATATTTCGATGCTTTGAAAGCTGGTGAAAGTTTCATTATCGAAAATGATCACGATCCGAAACCACTATATTATGAGCTAATTGCTGAACGTGGTGATATTTTTACATGGGAATATCTGCAAAAAGGACCAGAATTATTTGAGGTTCAAATTGCAAAAAATCCCGTTGATGGAAACGGTGAAGAAACCATAGGATCAATTGCTGCAAAAGATATTAGAAAAGCACAAATGCTAAAAGAGAAAGGAATTAACTTCTCTTGCAACGGCGATAAAACCGTAAAAGAGGCCAGTGCCGAAGCGGGAATTTCCGAAGATGATTTGCGTACTGCATTAAACAGTACTTCCAAAACACCGGTTGCCCCAAGTTTCGATTACGATAAATGGGAACTCGACTTTTTAGTAGATTATATCGTCAATACGCACCACCGATATATCAAAGATAATTCGGAAAATCTAAACGATTTAGCCATAAA comes from the Chryseobacterium sp. SNU WT5 genome and includes:
- a CDS encoding DUF542 domain-containing protein, which gives rise to MATVERLDVTKIEPRLKHPTIFKYFDALQPGEELVIENDHDPKPLYYELIGERGNIFTWEYLEKGPELFVVKICKNPAEEQKEIERLNVTAIEPKFKHPTIFKYFDALKAGESFIIENDHDPKPLYYELIAERGDIFTWEYLQKGPELFEVQIAKNPVDGNGEETIGSIAAKDIRKAQMLKEKGINFSCNGDKTVKEASAEAGISEDDLRTALNSTSKTPVAPSFDYDKWELDFLVDYIVNTHHRYIKDNSENLNDLAIKVAEHHGDNHPELNRLSTVTYHFLQDLLDNTVKEERVLFPVIKEMVAKQRDAATVTTYKIGSLHEPINLLRKEHEIAMEDLAFFRKLTNNYALPEDACNSYRYLFEKLQEFENDLQMHIHLENNILFPKALQQDLELAKLN